The following proteins are encoded in a genomic region of Montipora foliosa isolate CH-2021 chromosome 8, ASM3666993v2, whole genome shotgun sequence:
- the LOC137968823 gene encoding craniofacial development protein 2-like, whose protein sequence is MDKLPRRDLKILMGDLNAKVGADNTNRELIMGKHGVGVQNENGEVLTEFCTFNDLVIGGTVFQHKQIHKTTWTSSDGRTVNQIDHVTIGRKWRRSLLDVRVKRGADAASDHHLVVADLKVKLKVYRDRADRPSHKYNIHSLKDKTKAEVYQSELRNRFSALAHQPEESVEETWCGLRDTWKVTCNEVLGKKTRQHKEWLSANTWTLIKERKQLKNDINQTQDLQQKQDLQAQYWELNRQVKKSTRADKRRFIHDLTEEAETAAGKRDMKRLYEITRTLSGKSKAPSRPVKDKNGETITDEAKERARWAEHFQ, encoded by the coding sequence ATGGATAAGCTGCCAAGAAGAGACCTAAAGATCCTAATGGGTGACCTCAACGCTAAAGTGGGGGCAGACAACACCAACAGAGAACTCATTATGGGAAAACATGGAGTTGGCGTCCAGAACGAGAATGGAGAGGTACTCACTGAGTTCTGCACCTTCAACGACCTGGTCATTGGAGGCACCGTGTTCCAGCACAAGCAGATCCATAAGACGACATGGACATCATCAGATGGGAGGACTGTGAATCAAATCGATCACGTCACCATTGGAAGAAAGTGGAGGAGAAGCTTGCTGGACGTCAGAGTCAAACGAGGAGCAGACGCAGCCTCGGACCATCACTTGGTGGTGGCAGACCTGAAAGTCAAGCTGAAAGTCTACAGAGACCGAGCAGACAGGCCATCCCACAAATACAACATACACAGCCTGAAAGATAAAACAAAAGCTGAGGTCTACCAAAGTGAACTGAGAAACCGGTTTAGCGCACTCGCCCACCAACCAGAAGAATCAGTAGAGGAGACATGGTGTGGCCTTAGGGACACCTGGAAGGTCACATGTAATGAGGTCCTGGGGAAGAAAACTAGACAACACAAAGAGTGGCTGTCAGCCAATACCTGGACCCTCATCAAAGAGAGGAAACAGCTAAAGAACGACATCAACCAGACCCAAGACCTGCAACAGAAGCAAGATCTACAGGCCCAGTACTGGGAGCTGAACCGACAGGTCAAGAAAAGCACCAGAGCGGACAAGAGGAGATTCATACACGACCTCACAGAAGAAGCAGAAACAGCAGCTGGCAAAAGAGACATGAAGAGGCTGTATGAGATCACAAGAACACTGTCAGGGAAAAGCAAGGCCCCCTCAAGACCAGTGAAAGACAAGAACGGCGAGACCATTACAGATGAAGCCAAAGAGAGAGCAAGATGGGCAGAACACTTCCAATAG